The genomic segment GACCGTGCGCGGGCTGCGCATCGACCCGAGCCAGGTGGGCGACGCGCAGGTGTTCCGCCCGTGGGGCTACCCCGTCACGCTCATCGTTTCCGAGCGCCTGAAGCGCGCCCTGGAGAAAGCCGGCGTGAGCGGCCCGCGCTTCACCTGGGTGACGGGCGCGCGGACCTGAGGTTCTCGCCCTACTCCTTCTCGATGTCGCGGTCCCAGAGCTGCACGCGACCGTGCTCGTCCGCGAGCCGCCGCACCAACTCCTGCGCGATGGCCACCGAGCGGTGCTTGCCGCCCGTGCACCCCAGCGCCACCGTCAGGTACGACTTGCCTTCCTTCTGGTAGCGCGGGAACAGGAAGCGGCAGAGGTCGACGATCTTCTCCAGGAACTGCTGGGTCTCGTCGCGGTCGAGCACGTACGAGGCCACCTTCGCGTTCTTCCCGGTGAGGCCCTTCAGCTCGGCGACGAAGTACGGGTTGGGCAGGAAGCGCACGTCGAACACGAGGTCCGCCTGGGGCGGCACGCCGTACCGGTAGCCGAACGACATGATGGACAGGCTCGGGCCCGAAGCCGGCTCCGGGCTGAAGCGCGCCTGCACCATGCGCTTGAGGTCGTGCACGTTCAGCGCGGACGAGTCGATGACCTGATCCGCCAGCTCGCGCAGGTCGCGCAGCGCGTCCCGCTCGGCCTTGATGCCCTCGGCGACGGTGCCCTCGGGCGCCAGCGGGTGACGGCGGCGCGTCTCGCTGAAGCGCCGCAAGAGGCTGTCGTCGCTCGAGTCCAGGAAGAGGACATCCACCTGGTGCCCCGCCCGCCGGACGTCCGCCAAAACCCGGGGCGCGTCCTTGAGGAACACGCCCTCGCGCACGTCCACCACCAGCGCCATGCGCTCGAACTGGCCCGCGCCCGCGAGCTCCGTCAGCTTGGGCAACAACAGCACCGGCAGGTTGTCGATGCAGAAGAAGCCCGCGTCCTCCAGCGCTCGGATGGCGGTGGTCTTCCCCGAGCCGGACATGCCGGTGATGACGATGATCTGCTTGCTGGAGGCGGTCACTCGACCTCTTCTCCCAAGGTGCGGCGCATCGCCCCCTGGGCGATGGCACGGTTGAGGCGCTCGGCGAACTCTCGCGCCGAGTGGTGTCCCTGAAGCTTGAGCAATTGGTTGCGGGCCGCCACTTCGATGATGGTGGCCATGTTGCGTCCGGGACGGACCGGTACCACGGACAGCGGGATGTCCACTCCCACAATCTGGAGGTGCTTGTCCTCCACTCCCAGTCGGTCGTACTCCTGCTGGGGGTCCCACTCCTGGAGCTCAATCACCAGTTCGATCTTCTTCTGCTCGCGCACCGCCGCGACGCCGAAGAGGTCCTTGATGTTGATGATGCCCAGGCCGCGAATCTCCATGTGGTGCTTGATGACCGGGTTGCCCGCGCCATAGACGGCGCCCTTGCGCCGCGTGACGTCCACGATGTCATCCGCCACCAGCCGGTGGGCGCGCATCACCAGGTCGAGGGCAATCTCGCTCTTGCCGATGCCGCTCTTGCCGAGCAGCAGGATGCCCACGCCGAACACGTCCATCAGCACGCCGTGCAGGCTGCTGGACTCGGTGAGCGACTCCTCCAGGAACGCCTGCACGCGCTGGATGAACTCGCTGGAGAGCATGGGCGTCTTCATCAGCGCCAGCCCGCTCTCCTCGCACGCGGTGATGAGCGCCTGCGGGATGTCGAGCGCCTTGGTCACCACCACGCACGACAGGCCCTCTTCCTCGGCGAAGAGCTTGGCGAGCGCCTCGCGCTGCTGCGCCTCCGTCAGCGTGGCCAGGTAGGAGATCTCCGTGTTGCCGAACACCTGCACGCGATGCGGATGGAGATGCTCCGTGAAGCCCGCGAGCGCCAGGCCCGGCTTCTGGATGCGCGATGAGTTGACCACGCGCTGGAGCCCCTGACGCCCGGCGACCAGCGTGAGCTGGAGGTCGTAGTCGTGGTCGTCGAGGAGCTGGGAGATCCGAATGGATTTCATCGTCAGGACCTGGATATCACCCGCGAGCCCCTTTGAGGTGCTCCCCACCGTGCCAACTGTTCCTCCTACACCCGACGACCTCCGCGAGCAGCGCGTGGGGGTCTGGCTCCTGACGGGCGTCCTCACGGTGGGGGCGCTGCTGCGGCTGTACTGGGCCACCCACGACGAC from the Myxococcaceae bacterium JPH2 genome contains:
- a CDS encoding HPr kinase/phosphorylase; translation: MKSIRISQLLDDHDYDLQLTLVAGRQGLQRVVNSSRIQKPGLALAGFTEHLHPHRVQVFGNTEISYLATLTEAQQREALAKLFAEEEGLSCVVVTKALDIPQALITACEESGLALMKTPMLSSEFIQRVQAFLEESLTESSSLHGVLMDVFGVGILLLGKSGIGKSEIALDLVMRAHRLVADDIVDVTRRKGAVYGAGNPVIKHHMEIRGLGIINIKDLFGVAAVREQKKIELVIELQEWDPQQEYDRLGVEDKHLQIVGVDIPLSVVPVRPGRNMATIIEVAARNQLLKLQGHHSAREFAERLNRAIAQGAMRRTLGEEVE
- the rapZ gene encoding RNase adapter RapZ codes for the protein MTASSKQIIVITGMSGSGKTTAIRALEDAGFFCIDNLPVLLLPKLTELAGAGQFERMALVVDVREGVFLKDAPRVLADVRRAGHQVDVLFLDSSDDSLLRRFSETRRRHPLAPEGTVAEGIKAERDALRDLRELADQVIDSSALNVHDLKRMVQARFSPEPASGPSLSIMSFGYRYGVPPQADLVFDVRFLPNPYFVAELKGLTGKNAKVASYVLDRDETQQFLEKIVDLCRFLFPRYQKEGKSYLTVALGCTGGKHRSVAIAQELVRRLADEHGRVQLWDRDIEKE